GAAGTAGTACCGGAAAAGCCGCGCGCTGGTCTGGAGGTCACGCCGCAAAAAGATGCCGCCGAAGAAGGGCCGGAAGAAGTGGTCGAGCGCGCCCTCGCTGAAGCCCTGGCGGCGCAGGTAGCTCCCCGTCGTCTCGTCGGGGCCGACCAGCAGGGTGTGGGGGGGCGGGAGGCGCAGGCGGGCGGCCAGGCGCGCCACCCGCAGCTTGTCGGCCAGGGTCAGGGCGCGGCTGCCCAGGGTGCCCGGCAGGCTGGCGGGGTCGCGCAGGGGGTCCCCCAGCACCTCAGCCCGACCGCCCCGCCGCACCACGGCCGCAGGCGGCACCGGCACCAGATCCAGTGCCTCCAGGTTCAGGTGCCGCCGCACCGCCGGATACGCGGGAAACAGCACCTGATAGCCCACGTCCAGCGTGAAACCGCCCACCTCGCGCGTCGTCACGCGTCCGCCCACATGTTCCGCCGCCTCCAGCACCCGCACCCGCCGCCCCGCCCGCGTCAGCACCTGCGCGGCGGTCAGGCCCGCCAGCCCCGCCCCTATCACCAGAATGTCCTGCATGGGCCGAGGGTAGCGTTCGGCAAGGTTCATGGGTATGGGTTCAGCGGTAGAGGTTCAGGGGCCGCGCTGGGTCGTCAGCACCTGACCTGCGGCGTCGGTCACGTCGAAAGCGTAGGCCTGGGGCTTGAGCACATGCCAGTTCACGCGCAGGTCAATGCAGGCGTCGGGCAGCGTCACCAGGCGCATCGGCGGATACTGACCGTCATCCTGGCGCAGAGACTCCAGCACCCGCGCGAGTTCGTTCGCACAGTTCTGCCCCGCGGCCTGCTGGACGGTGGCGACGCTGCCCTGTCTGGCCCGCAGCGCCCGCACCTGCGCCTCCAGCGCCGTGACGCGGGCGGCCAGCCGGGCATTCTCCGCCCGCGCCTCCCGGTCCTCGCAGCCGCTCAGCAGGCCCGCCAGCAGCAGGAGGGGCAGGACCGCACGCTTCATGGCCGCAGGCTAACGCCTTCCCCCCGCCCGGACGCCGGGCGTAAGAGAACGGTCAAGGCGGGGCGGGTCGCGCCGGGCAGCGGGGCTACGGCTCCTTGCCACCTTCCTCTCCCACAAGCACCTGCTGGGCAGTACAGGTCAGGCGGGCAGGACATGCGGAACCGCTTTTCTCTTCTGGCATGCAGGCAAGCTCCGCTTGCCACCCCTCTCCCCGGCCCTCTCCCGCAAAGGGAGAGGGAGAAAAAAGGCCGCTTACTCGCCCCTTTCCCAGAGAACACCCCGGCCCTCCTACCGCTCCAGCACGCTCACCACTTCCACGTGGCTGGTCTGGGGGTAGAAGTCGTGGGGGGTGACTTCGCCCAGACGCCAGCCGCGCCGGGTCAGGTCGCCCACATCGCGCGCCCAGGTGGCGGGGTCGCAGCTCACGTACACCAGGCGGTCGGCGGTGCTGGCGTGGATGTGGTCGCGGGCTTCCGGCTCCAGGCCGGCGCGGGGCGGGTCCACCACGATCACGTCGGTGCCCAGTTCGCTGAAGCGGGCGGCGTCGCCACTGCGGTAGGTGACGTTGCGCTCGCCACTGACGGCCACCGCCTGCCGGCCACGCGCCAGCGCCTCGGCGGAGGAGTCCAGCACGGTCACGCGGGTGAAGTGGGGGGCGAGGTGCCGCCCAATCGCGCCCGAGCCGCCGTAGAGGTCCACGGCGTGCAGGCCGCTGCCGGCCAGTTCCGCCGCGTGGAGGTACGCCAGGCCCGCCGCCTCCGGGTTCACCTGCGCGAAGCCAGTCGCCGTCACGCCCACCTGCACGCGCCCGAACTGCTCCTGCACCTCCGGCTCGCCCGCGATCAGGCGCACGCCCGCGCCGAAGCGCCGCCCGGCGGGCTGGGCCAGGCTCACCCCCGTCACCCCGGCGTCGAGCAGGTGGTCGGAGGCCCGCAGGAACGCCTTCGGCTCGCCCGCGCCAATCAGGGCCGCCACGACCTCGCCGGTCAGGCGGCTGGCGCGAAAGGCCACCTCGGTCGCCGGGTCGAGGTGTTCGGGGTTCAGGCGGTCGATCACGGCCTGAATCTGCGTCATCACCAGCGGGTCCTGGCCCACCACCAACGGGTCACGGCCGCGGCGCTCGCGGTAGGCGAGGCCCTGGGGCGTCACCAGGTACTGCGCGGTATTGCGGTAGTGCCACTCGTGCGGGCTGGCGACCGTCTCGGCCACGGGCGCGCGCAGCTTGGCGATGCGTGAGAGGGCCTCTTCCACAAAGCCGCGCTTGTAGGCGAGCTGCGCGGGGTAGGCCGCGTGGGCGAGGTCCACGGTGGGCAGGTCGGGGGCCGCCACGCGGTCGGGGCTGGCACGCAGCACCTCGCGGGTCACGCCCTGGCGCACGCCCCGGCCCGCGCGCACGCTCGCCTCGACGCGCTCGCCCGGCAGCGCCCCGCGCACCAGCACCACGCCGGACTCGTCCCGGGACAGGCCCAGCCCCCCGGCGACAAGTTTCTCGATTTCCAGCGTGATCAGAGCTTCAGGCATACGGGGCATAGGGTAGCGCGCCCGGCCCCCGGCGAAGGGAAGGCGGGACGCGAAGTGCCCGTGGAGCTGCGCCGGGGCCTGTGATACCAAATTGCGTTGATTCCTTGGAATCAACCGAGCGGACTGGCACAGCTGAGGAGTGGCGTCCCCAGGGGCGTCCATTCACGACAACGGCGCAGCAGAGCGAGGAACAAAAACGACGGGGTTGCGGCGATGGAACCGCCCAGTGTCCAGAGCCGCCTCTGGACACGCTTTCAGGGCGGGCAGGAACATCTGGCGCTTTCCCAGATGTCCGGGAATCAGAGCAATCCCGTATGACGCGGCGAGGCCGGGCGTTGCTTTAAAGTCGGGGCAGAGCCGCCCCCGTAGCCGCCCAGTTCCCACGCCGCCGCCCCCGCCCCGGCCCAGCCGCCCACACTCCAGCCCCAGGGAGCCACCTTGAACCGAACCCGTACCGTCCCCGAAATGCTGGAGAACCTGTGGACCCGGCCCCCGGTCCGGCTGCTGGTCTACCTGCTGCTGCTGGTGCTGCTGTTCCTCGCCGCGCGGCGGCTGGCGAGTGTTCTGGTGATGGTGGGGGTGGCCTACGGTGTGGCCTACCTGTGCAACCCCCTGCTTGCCCGGCTGGAAAAGCGGGGGCTGGCGCGGACCTGGGGCGTGCTGCTGCTGCTGCTGGTGTTCCTGGCAGTCGTGGCGCTGCTGTTCTGGCGACTGGTCACGCAGGTGAGCAGCTTCGTGGAGGGGCTGCCCGCGCTGGCCGACCGCCTCACCGCCCTGCTGGACGCGGCGCTCGACCGCGCGGGGGGAGGCTCGCTCGCGGACGAATTGCAGTACCGTCTGGCCCTGTACGTGCAGGCCAAGGCCCAGGAAATCTCCCACAACATCGGCCCGATCCTGGACCAGATGCTGTTTTCCGGCCCCTCGCTGCTGGGGCGGCTGAGCGGCATCCTGGGCTGGCTGGGGCAGGCGGGGCTGGTGCTAACGCTGGCGCTGTACTTCGCCCTGGATTACGAGCGGGTCGGGCGCGGCCTGCTGAAGGTCTTCCCACGCGACTGGCAGCCCACGGTGGAACGCCTCTCGGAGGATGTCAGTGTCTCCTTCGGGCGCTTTATCCGGGGCCAGTTGCTGACCGGCCTGGGTGTGGGCACCCTCGCGGGGCTGGGCCTGCTGCTGCTCAAGGTGCCCAACCCGCTGGCGCTGGGCCTGCTGACCGCCGTGCTGTACCTGGTGCCCTTTGTGGGGATGGTCCTGGCGACCATTCCGCCGCTGCTCCAGGCCGTTCCGCAGGGCACGACCACGCTGGCGCTGGTGGCCGGGCTGTATTTCATCCTCAACCAGATTGGCGGCAACGTCCTCGGGCCGCTGGTGATGGGCCGCACCACCCAGGCCAACCCGGCGGCCCTGATGGTGGCCGTCCTGATCGGCCTGGGCCTGGCCGGGGTGTGGGGCGCGCTGCTGGCCGTGCCGGTCGCCCTGCTGCTGCAACGCTGGACGGTGCGCTACTGGCTGCCCAGCCGGGCCTACCAGGGCCGCATCGGGCAGCGGGACGGGGGACAGCGGCGCGAGGAACAGCGGGACAGGCAGGACGCCTGACCCCTACCCCTTCCGCTCGGCCAGCACGCCGGTACAGCCTCCCCAGATCAGGTGCGCGACAATCATCAGCGCGTTGCGGCGGGCAGGGTGTTCGGTGGCCGGAGACAGCAGGCCGGTCGCGGGCAGCAGGCCCAGATAACTGCCGCTCCAGACGAAAAGACCCAGGCCCATCCCCTTCACCAGCGGGGACCCCGGCAGGGACCGCAGCGGCGCATACAGGGCACCCGCCGCCGCGCCATAGGCGAAGTGGTTGACCACGGTCGCCACCTTCAGGACCGGCTCGTTCCCGGCCACCGCGTCCAACCCGACCGCCTCGGCGGCGTGTTCGGTGATCTGCTCGGGCGGCAGCGGGTACCGCTCGCGCCGGGGCAACAGCCAGTGTTGCGCTGCCAGCATCCAGGCCGACATGGGCAGGGTCGCGGCGCAACCCGCAGCGGCAGACTTCAGGTAGGGATTCAGCCTCATATCCGGAAGCATGCCCGGAAGGGGCGTGAGAGGGGGTGGGGGCTGGCCGGCGGAGCGTTCACACTTCCGCCCCGAACATTCCCAGCGTCTCCCGCACGAGCAGCCGCCACTCCTCGTCCGTGGGCTGATGGGCCATGCCGGGCAGTTCGAGCAGGCACGAGCCGGTGGCCGCCGCGTAGCTGCGTCCCTCGGCGGGCGGGCAGAAGCGGTCCTCCGTCCCGACCACCAGCAGCGCAGGCACGCGCAGACGCGCGACGTGGCGCAGGGGCGAACCTTCCACCCACTGCCGCTCGGTGAGAACGGCGTCGTAGTAGCGGCGCAAAATCC
The window above is part of the Deinococcus carri genome. Proteins encoded here:
- a CDS encoding class I SAM-dependent RNA methyltransferase, with translation MPEALITLEIEKLVAGGLGLSRDESGVVLVRGALPGERVEASVRAGRGVRQGVTREVLRASPDRVAAPDLPTVDLAHAAYPAQLAYKRGFVEEALSRIAKLRAPVAETVASPHEWHYRNTAQYLVTPQGLAYRERRGRDPLVVGQDPLVMTQIQAVIDRLNPEHLDPATEVAFRASRLTGEVVAALIGAGEPKAFLRASDHLLDAGVTGVSLAQPAGRRFGAGVRLIAGEPEVQEQFGRVQVGVTATGFAQVNPEAAGLAYLHAAELAGSGLHAVDLYGGSGAIGRHLAPHFTRVTVLDSSAEALARGRQAVAVSGERNVTYRSGDAARFSELGTDVIVVDPPRAGLEPEARDHIHASTADRLVYVSCDPATWARDVGDLTRRGWRLGEVTPHDFYPQTSHVEVVSVLER
- a CDS encoding AI-2E family transporter; the protein is MNRTRTVPEMLENLWTRPPVRLLVYLLLLVLLFLAARRLASVLVMVGVAYGVAYLCNPLLARLEKRGLARTWGVLLLLLVFLAVVALLFWRLVTQVSSFVEGLPALADRLTALLDAALDRAGGGSLADELQYRLALYVQAKAQEISHNIGPILDQMLFSGPSLLGRLSGILGWLGQAGLVLTLALYFALDYERVGRGLLKVFPRDWQPTVERLSEDVSVSFGRFIRGQLLTGLGVGTLAGLGLLLLKVPNPLALGLLTAVLYLVPFVGMVLATIPPLLQAVPQGTTTLALVAGLYFILNQIGGNVLGPLVMGRTTQANPAALMVAVLIGLGLAGVWGALLAVPVALLLQRWTVRYWLPSRAYQGRIGQRDGGQRREEQRDRQDA
- a CDS encoding DUF1440 domain-containing protein; the encoded protein is MRLNPYLKSAAAGCAATLPMSAWMLAAQHWLLPRRERYPLPPEQITEHAAEAVGLDAVAGNEPVLKVATVVNHFAYGAAAGALYAPLRSLPGSPLVKGMGLGLFVWSGSYLGLLPATGLLSPATEHPARRNALMIVAHLIWGGCTGVLAERKG